The following proteins are co-located in the Gordonia polyisoprenivorans genome:
- a CDS encoding AurF N-oxygenase family protein: MTQALKYVPEHDKSDADNDYNQVLEDLSAASVHRNFDPYLDIDWDAPEMAVVADDPRWILSYDVDPIGRHPWYQALPQDKQIAIGMWRQANVAKVGLQFESILIRGLMQYSFALDNGDKRFRYTTHESKEECNHTLMFQELVNRIGMDVPGAKTFYRRISMFVPLVSTIFPTVFFFGVLGGEEPIDHLQKDFLRTTDSLHPAMAAVMQLHVAEEARHISFAHHHLRETVPKKNRFQRFALSLALPIAMRLLLGAIMVPPRSFRREFDVPDSVMREIFWRSPESKRVRRNVFGDVRMLGEQCGLMNPASRTLWRALGISGRSSRFRSEPVYTAP; encoded by the coding sequence ATGACCCAGGCTCTCAAGTACGTCCCGGAACACGACAAGTCCGACGCCGACAACGACTACAACCAGGTCCTCGAAGACCTGTCGGCCGCGTCGGTGCATCGCAACTTCGACCCCTACCTCGACATCGACTGGGATGCCCCGGAGATGGCGGTCGTCGCGGATGATCCGCGGTGGATTCTGTCCTATGACGTCGATCCGATCGGACGCCACCCGTGGTATCAGGCGCTCCCGCAGGACAAGCAGATCGCGATCGGCATGTGGCGTCAGGCCAACGTGGCCAAGGTCGGGCTGCAGTTCGAGTCGATCCTGATCCGCGGTCTGATGCAGTACAGTTTCGCACTCGACAACGGCGACAAGCGGTTTCGCTACACCACGCACGAATCCAAGGAGGAGTGCAACCACACCCTGATGTTCCAGGAGCTGGTGAACCGCATCGGGATGGATGTTCCCGGGGCCAAGACCTTCTACCGCCGGATCTCGATGTTCGTCCCACTCGTGTCGACGATCTTCCCGACGGTCTTCTTCTTCGGCGTGCTCGGCGGTGAGGAGCCGATCGATCACCTGCAGAAGGACTTCCTGCGCACCACCGACAGCCTGCACCCGGCGATGGCCGCGGTGATGCAGTTGCACGTCGCCGAGGAGGCGCGCCACATCTCCTTCGCCCATCACCACCTGCGCGAGACGGTCCCGAAGAAGAACCGCTTCCAGCGCTTCGCGCTGTCGTTGGCACTGCCCATCGCCATGCGTCTGCTGCTGGGAGCGATCATGGTGCCCCCGCGCAGTTTCCGTCGCGAGTTCGACGTCCCGGACTCGGTGATGCGCGAGATCTTCTGGCGCTCACCGGAATCCAAGCGTGTGCGGCGCAACGTCTTCGGTGATGTCCGGATGCTCGGCGAACAGTGCGGCCTGATGAATCCGGCCTCCCGCACGTTGTGGCGCGCGCTCGGCATCTCGGGTCGCTCATCGCGGTTCCGCAGCGAACCGGTCTACACCGCGCCCTGA